The Burkholderia cepacia genome includes a region encoding these proteins:
- the nrdR gene encoding transcriptional regulator NrdR, with the protein MRCPFCRHDDTQVVDSRVSEDGAAIRRRRRCSACDKRFTTYERVELSLPFVVKKDGSRTEFDRRKIVASMQLALRKRPVAADAIDAAVARIEYQLLATGEREVRSEKLGELVMNELRGLDTIAYVRFASVYRQFEDVSEFADVIEEFRRASPAKTPRKR; encoded by the coding sequence ATGCGCTGCCCGTTCTGCCGGCATGACGACACGCAGGTCGTGGACTCGCGCGTGTCCGAAGATGGCGCCGCGATCCGGCGGCGCCGTCGCTGCTCGGCTTGCGACAAGCGCTTCACGACGTACGAGCGGGTCGAGCTGTCCCTGCCGTTCGTCGTGAAGAAGGACGGCAGCCGCACGGAATTCGACCGTCGCAAGATCGTCGCCAGCATGCAACTCGCGCTGCGCAAGCGGCCGGTTGCTGCCGACGCGATCGACGCGGCGGTCGCCCGCATCGAGTATCAACTGCTCGCGACAGGCGAGCGCGAAGTGCGTAGCGAGAAGCTCGGCGAACTCGTGATGAACGAGTTGCGCGGCCTCGATACGATCGCTTATGTCCGCTTCGCATCGGTGTATCGCCAGTTCGAGGACGTTTCCGAATTTGCCGACGTGATCGAAGAGTTCCGTCGCGCCTCTCCCGCCAAGACTCCGCGTAAGCGCTGA
- a CDS encoding GspH/FimT family pseudopilin translates to MAMWRSGAVWRAGGFTLVELMVVVAVLAGLGLYAAPSFEQWRMRERVDARSRVLLGALSFARTEATRLGVRVTLCRAGNDGACVRPGQRCDDGEWSCGWLVSGHFDERAQVLRRYPRDPDVIVEGVAHELAFAPPVGQAIGGIRRFELRPRRSAHEADAPRASRCVRIAAGGRARVVAGRCGAA, encoded by the coding sequence ATGGCGATGTGGCGCAGCGGAGCAGTATGGAGGGCGGGGGGATTCACGCTCGTCGAGCTGATGGTCGTGGTCGCGGTGCTGGCCGGGCTCGGCCTGTACGCGGCGCCTTCGTTCGAGCAGTGGCGGATGCGCGAGCGGGTCGACGCCCGCTCGCGCGTGTTGCTCGGCGCGCTGTCGTTTGCGCGTACCGAGGCGACGCGTCTCGGCGTGCGCGTCACGCTGTGCAGGGCCGGGAACGACGGCGCCTGTGTACGTCCCGGCCAGCGCTGCGATGACGGCGAATGGTCGTGCGGCTGGCTCGTGAGCGGACATTTCGACGAGCGGGCGCAGGTACTGCGGCGGTATCCGCGCGATCCGGACGTGATCGTCGAGGGCGTCGCGCACGAGCTGGCCTTTGCGCCGCCGGTCGGTCAGGCAATCGGTGGTATCCGGCGGTTCGAACTGCGCCCGCGCCGCAGCGCGCATGAGGCCGATGCGCCGCGCGCGTCGCGTTGCGTGCGGATTGCGGCAGGTGGCCGGGCGCGGGTTGTCGCCGGTCGTTGCGGGGCGGCCTGA
- a CDS encoding type IV pilin protein gives MRRWAGFTLLELMIVLAIIAVLAGVAVPSYRQQAAQSHRASAVTALYRAAQYLETLDGVPPPTLPDALAHAPPDGRAVYRLAIRRPDDGAFVSYELDARPLDDGPMRDDRCGAFTLRSDGTKGNVLPDGAREWEPTCWGVR, from the coding sequence ATGCGCCGGTGGGCTGGATTCACGTTGCTCGAATTGATGATCGTGCTGGCGATCATCGCGGTGCTGGCCGGCGTGGCGGTTCCGTCATACCGTCAACAGGCCGCGCAGTCGCATCGCGCGTCGGCCGTGACCGCGCTGTACCGGGCGGCCCAGTATCTCGAGACGCTCGACGGCGTACCGCCACCCACATTGCCGGACGCACTCGCGCATGCGCCGCCGGACGGGCGGGCCGTCTATCGGCTGGCAATCCGGCGCCCGGACGACGGCGCATTCGTGTCCTATGAACTCGACGCGCGTCCGCTCGACGACGGGCCGATGCGTGATGACCGCTGCGGGGCCTTCACGCTGCGCTCGGACGGAACGAAAGGCAATGTGCTGCCGGACGGCGCGCGTGAATGGGAGCCGACGTGCTGGGGCGTGCGATGA
- a CDS encoding peroxiredoxin — MSLRLGDIAPDFEQESSLGPIKFHEWLGDGWGVLFSHPADYTPVCTTELGLTSKLKGEFEKRNVKVIALSVDGVESHKGWINDINETQSTVVGFPIIADADRKVSQLYDMIHPNANETLTVRSLFVIDPNKKVRLIITYPASTGRNFDEVLRVIDSLQLTDNYKVATPGNWKDGDDVVIVPSLQDPEELKKRFPKGFNAVRPYLRLTPQPNK, encoded by the coding sequence ATGAGTCTGCGTCTTGGCGACATCGCACCGGATTTCGAGCAGGAATCGAGCCTGGGCCCGATCAAGTTTCACGAGTGGCTGGGTGACGGCTGGGGTGTCCTGTTCTCCCATCCGGCCGACTACACGCCGGTATGCACGACCGAACTCGGGCTGACCTCGAAGCTGAAGGGCGAATTCGAGAAGCGCAACGTGAAGGTGATCGCGCTGTCGGTCGACGGTGTCGAATCGCACAAGGGCTGGATCAACGACATCAACGAAACGCAGTCGACGGTCGTCGGCTTCCCGATCATCGCGGATGCGGATCGCAAGGTTTCGCAGCTGTACGACATGATCCACCCGAACGCGAACGAAACGCTGACGGTGCGCTCGCTGTTCGTGATCGACCCGAACAAGAAGGTGCGGCTCATCATCACGTATCCGGCCAGCACGGGGCGCAACTTCGACGAAGTGCTGCGCGTGATCGATTCGCTGCAACTGACCGACAACTACAAGGTCGCGACGCCCGGCAACTGGAAGGATGGCGACGACGTCGTGATCGTGCCGTCGCTGCAGGATCCGGAAGAGCTGAAGAAGCGCTTCCCGAAGGGCTTCAACGCAGTGCGTCCGTATCTGCGCCTCACGCCGCAGCCGAACAAGTGA
- a CDS encoding type IV pilus assembly protein, which yields MHIDRRARAHTLLELLIAMTVGLLVLAAVGALYHAQRVGQRRADDAFRMRDAAGTALMLIGQQIQMAGFQPLDLSTSPLPPLFGCASARVRGEDAQVRCEPAPASSDALLIRYVGDAVSTWPTANGQVSDCLGQGVGAPADRPLVSNRFDVHVSPSTGEPELYCEGNGRLGTAQPVVSEIDQLRLRFLRRGETRFVDADAMRVDDWREVVAVHVCVRARGEPMRERVSHVDCDGHAAVAPDRRARLTLHRVVALRNASAERDDRQTETRRASGASR from the coding sequence ATGCATATTGATCGCCGCGCTCGTGCGCATACGCTCCTCGAATTGCTGATTGCGATGACCGTCGGTCTGCTCGTGCTCGCGGCAGTCGGCGCGCTGTATCACGCGCAGCGTGTCGGGCAACGCCGGGCCGACGATGCGTTCCGGATGCGCGATGCGGCCGGCACCGCACTGATGCTGATCGGGCAGCAGATCCAGATGGCGGGCTTTCAACCGCTCGACCTGTCGACGTCGCCGCTGCCGCCGCTGTTCGGGTGCGCATCGGCTCGCGTGCGCGGCGAAGATGCCCAAGTGCGCTGCGAACCGGCACCTGCATCGTCCGACGCGCTGCTGATCCGGTATGTCGGCGACGCCGTGTCGACGTGGCCGACGGCAAACGGCCAGGTGTCGGATTGCCTCGGGCAGGGCGTCGGTGCGCCGGCGGACCGTCCACTCGTGTCGAACCGCTTCGACGTGCACGTCAGTCCTTCGACGGGCGAGCCCGAACTGTATTGCGAAGGAAACGGGCGCCTAGGGACCGCGCAGCCGGTCGTATCGGAAATCGACCAGCTGCGCCTGCGCTTTCTGCGACGTGGCGAGACGCGGTTCGTCGATGCCGATGCCATGCGCGTCGACGACTGGCGCGAGGTCGTGGCCGTGCATGTCTGCGTGCGGGCGCGTGGCGAACCGATGCGGGAGCGCGTCAGTCATGTCGATTGCGACGGCCATGCCGCCGTCGCGCCGGATCGCCGCGCGCGGTTGACGCTGCATCGCGTCGTGGCGTTGAGGAATGCGTCGGCCGAGCGCGACGATCGCCAGACCGAGACGCGGCGCGCATCCGGAGCATCGCGTTGA
- a CDS encoding DUF883 family protein, with amino-acid sequence MSEINKEKLMSDIKTVLSDAEDLLKQAASSTGDRAAELREKAMSRLKQAKEKAADVQVVVVEKGKKAARATDDYVHEHPWTSIGVAAGVGVLIGLLINRK; translated from the coding sequence ATGTCGGAAATCAACAAGGAGAAACTGATGTCGGATATCAAAACCGTTCTCTCGGACGCCGAAGACCTGCTCAAGCAAGCTGCGAGCAGCACGGGCGACCGTGCGGCCGAGCTGCGCGAGAAAGCCATGTCGCGCCTGAAGCAGGCCAAGGAAAAGGCAGCCGACGTCCAGGTCGTGGTGGTCGAGAAAGGCAAGAAGGCCGCACGCGCGACCGACGATTACGTGCACGAGCATCCGTGGACGTCGATCGGCGTCGCCGCCGGCGTCGGCGTGCTGATCGGCCTGCTGATCAACCGCAAGTAA
- a CDS encoding FAD-dependent oxidoreductase: MAIMSIDYQTLKFAYRPRAERGADSDAAIHPVIVVGAGPVGLSAAIDLAQQGVPVVLLDDDDTLSTGSRAICFAKRTLEIFDRLGCGERFVDKGVSWHVGKVFLQDEQLYAFDLLPEEGHARPAFINLQQYYVEGYLADRAFELPNIDIRWKHKVTGIVQSDACAELTIETPEGIATLRARYVIAADGSRSPMRTMMGLESHGRTFKDRFLIADVKMKAEFPTERWFWFDPPFHPNQSVLLHRQPDNVWRIDFQLGWDADPVAEKQPERVIPRVRALLGPDVEFELEWVSVYTFRCQRMASFRHGRVLFAGDSAHGVSPFGARGANSGVQDADNLAWKLKLVLDGRSADSLLDTYASEREFAADENIRNSTRSTDFITPKSPVSRVFRDATLKLARDCEFARKLVNSGRLSVPAVLADSPLNTPDRSGDAFAGAMRPGAAAADAPVRAQGVSGWLLQHLGSGFTGVLFGLPGDAGALAQALDGLALPVRPVLVVPKGQARDVSGVDVVEDVDGFAAQRYDAKPGTFYLLRPDQHVCARMRTLERQALADALARATCAA; this comes from the coding sequence ATGGCGATCATGAGCATCGATTACCAGACGCTGAAGTTTGCGTACCGGCCGCGCGCGGAGCGCGGCGCCGACAGCGACGCGGCGATCCATCCGGTGATCGTCGTCGGCGCGGGCCCGGTGGGCCTCTCGGCGGCGATCGACCTCGCGCAGCAGGGCGTGCCCGTCGTGCTGCTCGACGACGACGACACGCTGTCCACCGGCTCGCGCGCGATCTGCTTCGCGAAGCGCACGCTCGAGATCTTCGACCGGCTCGGCTGCGGCGAGCGCTTCGTCGACAAGGGCGTGAGCTGGCACGTCGGCAAGGTGTTCCTGCAGGACGAGCAGCTGTATGCATTCGACCTGCTGCCCGAGGAAGGGCATGCGCGCCCCGCGTTCATCAACCTGCAGCAGTACTACGTCGAAGGTTATCTGGCCGACCGCGCGTTCGAGCTGCCGAACATCGATATCCGCTGGAAGCACAAGGTGACGGGCATCGTGCAGTCGGACGCGTGCGCGGAACTGACGATCGAGACGCCGGAAGGCATCGCGACGCTGCGCGCGCGGTACGTGATCGCGGCCGACGGCTCGCGCAGCCCGATGCGCACGATGATGGGCCTCGAAAGCCACGGCCGCACGTTCAAGGACCGTTTCCTGATCGCCGACGTGAAGATGAAGGCGGAGTTTCCGACCGAGCGCTGGTTCTGGTTCGATCCGCCGTTCCACCCCAATCAGTCGGTGCTGCTGCACCGCCAGCCCGACAACGTGTGGCGCATCGATTTCCAGCTCGGCTGGGATGCCGATCCGGTCGCCGAGAAGCAGCCGGAGCGCGTGATTCCGCGCGTGCGCGCGCTGCTCGGGCCGGACGTCGAGTTCGAGCTCGAATGGGTGAGCGTCTATACGTTCCGCTGCCAGCGGATGGCGTCGTTCCGTCACGGCCGCGTGCTGTTCGCGGGCGACTCCGCGCACGGCGTGTCGCCGTTCGGCGCGCGCGGCGCGAACAGCGGCGTGCAGGACGCCGACAACCTCGCCTGGAAGCTGAAGCTCGTGCTCGACGGCCGTTCGGCCGACAGCTTGCTCGATACGTATGCGAGCGAGCGCGAGTTCGCGGCCGACGAGAACATCCGCAACTCGACGCGCTCGACCGACTTCATCACGCCGAAGAGCCCGGTGTCGCGCGTATTCCGCGATGCGACGCTGAAGCTCGCGCGCGACTGCGAGTTCGCGCGCAAGCTCGTGAACAGCGGCCGCCTGTCGGTGCCGGCGGTGCTGGCCGATTCGCCGCTGAACACGCCGGACCGCAGCGGCGACGCATTCGCCGGCGCGATGCGCCCGGGCGCGGCGGCAGCCGATGCGCCGGTGCGTGCGCAGGGCGTGTCGGGGTGGCTGCTGCAGCATCTGGGCAGCGGCTTCACCGGCGTGCTGTTCGGGCTGCCGGGCGATGCGGGCGCGCTCGCGCAGGCGCTCGACGGCCTCGCGTTGCCGGTGCGGCCCGTGCTCGTCGTGCCGAAAGGCCAGGCGCGCGACGTGTCGGGCGTCGACGTCGTGGAAGACGTCGACGGTTTCGCCGCGCAACGCTACGACGCGAAGCCCGGCACGTTCTACCTGCTGCGCCCCGACCAGCATGTCTGCGCCCGCATGCGCACGCTCGAGCGTCAGGCGCTTGCCGACGCACTGGCGCGCGCGACCTGCGCGGCCTGA
- a CDS encoding GFA family protein, with the protein MSHTEMLEGGCACGAIRYRIAQVPTDAGFCHCRLCQKTTGAAVLASASLPIDAFAYLRGEPVVYASSAWGERRFCGRCGAQLEYRLINAPKTVEINSATLDDPSRIRPVWHIWYANRFPGIEIDDDLPKYDDGGEG; encoded by the coding sequence ATGTCGCACACGGAAATGCTCGAAGGCGGATGCGCGTGCGGCGCGATCCGCTACCGTATCGCCCAGGTCCCGACCGATGCCGGCTTCTGCCACTGCCGGCTCTGCCAGAAGACGACGGGGGCCGCGGTGCTCGCATCGGCGTCGCTGCCGATCGACGCATTCGCGTATCTGCGCGGCGAGCCGGTCGTCTATGCATCGAGCGCGTGGGGCGAGCGGCGCTTTTGCGGCCGTTGCGGCGCGCAGCTCGAATACCGGCTGATCAACGCGCCGAAAACGGTCGAGATCAATTCCGCTACGCTCGACGATCCGTCGAGGATTCGCCCGGTATGGCACATCTGGTACGCGAACCGGTTTCCCGGCATCGAGATCGACGACGATCTGCCCAAGTACGACGATGGCGGCGAGGGCTGA
- a CDS encoding EAL domain-containing protein, with translation MIPPTIPELVARAGQLPYLRDHLALADGGTASANLPERTLGSAYEPIYDVTMPGAPQSTSFADAIERYGDELGFQAVTLATGTAPDPVDSAVDDQTLVAIDRLSRALHAINFFGAQRHGLLFLRVHERLLKSVKYDHGKHFSSVLQRFGLPTERIVIELPAVAVAHKTFLGYLTRSYQHHGFKVADKLPDPGRILAVESDMARPDYIKMDAGIALRDGMVKALVAYAQRVRIPLIFDGVVDETQCELLRQHDVRFMQGPVFAKVVTA, from the coding sequence ATGATTCCGCCCACCATTCCCGAGCTGGTCGCCCGTGCCGGGCAACTGCCGTACCTGCGGGATCACCTCGCGCTCGCCGATGGCGGCACCGCAAGCGCGAACCTGCCCGAGCGCACGCTCGGCAGCGCCTACGAACCGATCTACGACGTGACGATGCCGGGCGCGCCGCAATCGACGTCGTTCGCCGATGCCATCGAGCGTTATGGCGACGAACTCGGCTTCCAGGCGGTGACGCTGGCGACGGGCACCGCGCCCGATCCGGTCGACTCGGCCGTCGACGACCAGACGCTCGTGGCGATCGACCGCCTGTCGCGCGCGCTGCACGCGATCAACTTCTTCGGCGCCCAGCGCCACGGGCTGTTGTTCCTGCGCGTGCACGAACGGCTGCTCAAGAGCGTGAAGTACGACCACGGCAAGCATTTCTCGTCGGTGCTGCAGCGCTTCGGGCTGCCGACCGAGCGGATCGTGATCGAGCTGCCGGCGGTCGCGGTCGCGCACAAGACCTTCCTCGGCTACCTGACACGCAGCTACCAGCATCACGGCTTCAAGGTGGCGGACAAGCTGCCCGACCCGGGCCGCATCCTCGCGGTCGAATCGGACATGGCGCGCCCCGACTACATCAAGATGGATGCGGGCATCGCGTTGCGCGACGGGATGGTCAAGGCGCTCGTCGCGTATGCGCAGCGCGTGCGGATTCCGCTGATCTTCGACGGCGTCGTCGACGAAACGCAGTGCGAGCTGCTGCGCCAGCACGACGTGCGGTTCATGCAGGGGCCTGTGTTCGCGAAGGTCGTGACGGCCTGA
- a CDS encoding acyl-CoA dehydrogenase yields the protein MSAATFHWDDPLLLDQQLTEEERMVRDAAQAYAQDKLAPRVTEAFRHERTDAEIFREMGEVGLLGPTIPEEYGGPGLNYVSYGLIAREVERVDSGYRSMMSVQSSLVMVPIHEFGSDAQKQKYLPKLATGEWIGCFGLTEPNHGSDPGSMVTRAKKVPGGYSLSGAKMWITNSPIADVFVVWAKLEENGKDAIRGFILEKGWKGLSAPAIHGKVGLRASITGEIVLDEVFVPEENLMPNVSGLRGPFTCLNSARYGIAWGALGAAESCWHTARQYVLDRQQFGRPLAANQLIQKKLADMQTEITLGLQGVLRLGRMKDEGTAAVEITSIMKRNSCGKALDIARLARDMLGGNGISDEFGVARHLVNLEVVNTYEGTHDIHALILGRAQTGIQAFF from the coding sequence ATGAGTGCTGCAACTTTTCATTGGGACGATCCGCTGCTGCTCGACCAGCAACTGACCGAAGAAGAGCGGATGGTGCGCGACGCGGCGCAGGCGTATGCGCAGGACAAGCTCGCCCCGCGCGTCACCGAGGCGTTCCGCCACGAGCGCACCGACGCCGAAATCTTCCGCGAGATGGGCGAGGTCGGCCTGCTCGGCCCGACGATTCCCGAGGAATACGGCGGCCCCGGCCTCAATTACGTGAGCTACGGACTGATCGCGCGCGAAGTCGAACGCGTCGATTCGGGCTACCGGTCGATGATGTCCGTCCAGTCGTCGCTCGTGATGGTGCCGATTCACGAATTCGGCTCCGACGCGCAGAAGCAGAAATACCTGCCGAAGCTCGCGACCGGTGAATGGATCGGCTGCTTCGGGCTGACCGAGCCGAACCATGGCTCCGACCCGGGCAGCATGGTCACCCGCGCGAAGAAGGTGCCCGGCGGCTACTCGCTGTCCGGCGCGAAGATGTGGATCACGAACTCGCCGATCGCCGACGTGTTCGTCGTGTGGGCGAAACTCGAGGAGAACGGCAAGGACGCGATCCGCGGCTTCATCCTCGAGAAGGGCTGGAAGGGGCTGTCGGCGCCCGCGATCCACGGCAAGGTCGGGCTGCGCGCATCGATCACCGGCGAGATCGTCCTCGACGAGGTGTTCGTGCCGGAAGAGAACCTGATGCCGAACGTGAGCGGCCTGCGCGGCCCGTTCACGTGCCTGAACTCGGCCCGCTACGGGATCGCATGGGGCGCGCTGGGCGCCGCCGAATCGTGCTGGCACACCGCGCGCCAGTACGTGCTCGACCGCCAGCAGTTCGGCCGGCCGCTCGCCGCGAACCAGCTGATCCAGAAGAAGCTCGCGGACATGCAGACCGAAATCACGCTCGGCCTGCAAGGCGTGCTGCGCCTCGGCCGGATGAAGGACGAAGGCACGGCGGCCGTCGAGATCACGTCAATCATGAAGCGCAACTCGTGCGGCAAGGCGCTCGACATCGCCCGGCTCGCGCGCGACATGCTCGGCGGCAACGGCATCTCCGACGAATTCGGCGTCGCGCGCCACCTCGTGAACCTCGAAGTGGTCAACACGTACGAAGGCACGCACGACATCCACGCGCTGATCCTCGGCCGTGCGCAGACGGGCATCCAGGCGTTCTTCTGA
- a CDS encoding DUF3318 domain-containing protein: protein MSHPATGNRYRTASSQSRLNAAQNRALRKELLILRSEVERLELAEAGTEIRQAVTRFRWLKLLAPGLMGGSLGQSAKNLNASLGQLVNQYPMLSSLASLVLAKPVRSLLRASASPVLKWGSLGFAAWEIYRFFQQSREGSDGETTGND from the coding sequence ATGAGCCATCCCGCCACAGGCAACCGATACCGCACGGCTTCGTCGCAATCGCGCTTGAATGCCGCACAGAACCGCGCGCTCCGCAAGGAACTGCTGATCCTGCGATCCGAAGTCGAGCGGCTCGAACTCGCGGAGGCCGGCACGGAAATACGGCAGGCCGTCACCCGCTTCCGCTGGCTCAAGCTGCTGGCGCCCGGGCTCATGGGCGGCTCGCTCGGGCAGTCCGCCAAGAACCTGAACGCGAGCCTCGGCCAGCTCGTCAACCAGTATCCGATGCTGAGTTCGCTCGCATCGCTCGTGCTCGCCAAACCCGTTCGCTCGCTGCTGCGCGCGAGCGCGAGCCCGGTGCTGAAGTGGGGTTCGCTCGGCTTTGCCGCGTGGGAAATCTACCGGTTCTTCCAACAATCGCGCGAAGGAAGCGACGGCGAGACGACCGGCAACGATTGA
- a CDS encoding phage holin family protein: MTTDTTSQPSGQGPLRRLVGSAIGLLQTRLELVGIELAEEKERLMGVLFLGLAAMMLATMALISLTVLVAIAFWDTYRWQSLAAITALYAIAGAACALKVRASLRDAPTVFEATLAELEKDRELFRGKP; the protein is encoded by the coding sequence ATGACGACAGACACCACCTCGCAGCCGTCCGGCCAAGGACCGCTGCGCCGCCTCGTCGGCTCCGCGATCGGGCTTCTGCAAACGCGCCTCGAACTGGTGGGCATCGAGCTTGCCGAGGAGAAGGAGCGCCTGATGGGCGTGCTGTTCCTCGGGCTCGCCGCGATGATGCTCGCGACGATGGCACTCATCAGCCTGACCGTACTCGTCGCGATCGCGTTCTGGGATACCTACCGCTGGCAGTCGCTCGCGGCGATCACCGCGCTGTACGCGATCGCCGGCGCCGCCTGCGCACTGAAGGTGCGTGCGAGCCTGCGCGACGCGCCGACCGTCTTCGAGGCGACGCTCGCCGAACTCGAGAAAGACCGCGAGCTGTTCCGCGGCAAGCCGTGA
- a CDS encoding IclR family transcriptional regulator encodes MTLSTIDETTIDERKFVVALARGLDLLRAFRPGETMLGNRDFAERTGLPKATVNRLAYTLTVLGYLRYDETLGKYALDAGVLSLGYALLSGSGTLDLARPHMQALAREIGAAVSLGCRDGLDMIYLETIRSETALTLGLAPGSRLSMLTSSMGRAYLAVQPEDVRRALYAELHRAAGGAADADALVAAAQHAVAEFSADGCCYSFRAWHMDVNAAAVPFREPREGRWLILSCSGPASSMDEEVFRTQVGPKLKALAQRLGQVV; translated from the coding sequence ATGACACTTTCAACCATCGATGAAACCACGATCGACGAGCGCAAGTTCGTCGTCGCGCTCGCGCGCGGGCTCGACCTGCTGCGCGCATTCCGGCCCGGCGAGACGATGCTCGGCAACCGCGACTTCGCGGAGCGCACCGGGCTGCCGAAGGCGACCGTGAACCGGCTCGCCTATACGCTGACCGTGCTCGGCTACCTGCGCTACGACGAGACGCTCGGAAAGTATGCGCTCGACGCCGGCGTGCTGTCGCTCGGCTACGCGCTGCTGTCCGGCTCGGGGACGCTCGACCTCGCGCGGCCGCACATGCAGGCGCTCGCGCGCGAGATCGGCGCGGCCGTGTCGCTCGGCTGCCGCGACGGGCTCGACATGATCTATCTGGAGACGATCCGCAGCGAGACCGCGCTGACGCTCGGGCTCGCGCCCGGCTCGCGGCTGTCGATGCTGACGAGCTCGATGGGGCGCGCGTACCTGGCCGTGCAGCCGGAAGACGTGCGCCGCGCGCTCTATGCGGAGCTGCACCGCGCGGCCGGCGGTGCGGCCGACGCCGATGCGCTCGTTGCCGCCGCGCAGCACGCGGTGGCCGAGTTCTCCGCGGACGGTTGCTGTTATTCGTTCCGGGCGTGGCACATGGACGTCAACGCGGCGGCCGTACCGTTTCGCGAGCCGCGCGAGGGGCGCTGGCTGATCCTGAGCTGCAGCGGCCCCGCATCGTCGATGGACGAGGAGGTGTTTCGCACGCAAGTCGGGCCGAAGCTGAAGGCGCTCGCGCAGCGGCTCGGGCAGGTTGTCTGA
- a CDS encoding DUF2783 domain-containing protein, translating to MPHHLDTRPRLADPDAFYEALIDMHRDLSDADSQLVNAKLILLLANQIGDADVLREAMALARQGVTPPVHSAAEVAQ from the coding sequence ATGCCTCACCATCTCGACACCCGCCCGCGCCTGGCCGACCCGGACGCGTTCTACGAAGCGCTGATCGACATGCATCGCGACCTGTCCGACGCCGACAGCCAGCTCGTCAACGCGAAGCTGATCCTGCTGCTCGCGAACCAGATCGGCGACGCCGACGTGCTGCGCGAAGCGATGGCGCTCGCGCGCCAGGGCGTGACGCCGCCCGTGCATTCGGCTGCCGAGGTCGCGCAATGA
- the glyA gene encoding serine hydroxymethyltransferase → MFDRAQSTIANVDPEIFAAIEQENRRQEDHIELIASENYTSPAVMAAQGSQLTNKYAEGYPGKRYYGGCEYVDVVEQLAIDRVKQLFGAEAANVQPNSGSQANQGVFFAMLKPGDTIMGMSLAHGGHLTHGSPVNMSGKWFNVVSYGLNENEDIDYEAAEKLAQEHKPKLIVAGASAFSLKIDFERLAKIAKSVGAYLMVDMAHYAGLIAAGVYPNPVPHADFVTTTTHKSLRGPRGGVILMKAEYEKPINSAIFPGIQGGPLMHVIAGKAVAFKEALSPEFKEYQQKVVENARVLAETLVKRGLRIVSGRTESHVMLVDLRAKHITGKAAEAALGAAHITVNKNAIPNDPEKPFVTSGVRLGSPAMTTRGFGPAEAERVGNLIADVLDNPEDAATIERVRAQVAELTKRFPVYR, encoded by the coding sequence ATGTTTGACAGAGCCCAAAGCACCATCGCGAACGTCGATCCCGAAATCTTTGCCGCGATCGAGCAGGAAAACCGCCGCCAGGAAGATCACATCGAGCTGATCGCGTCGGAAAACTACACGAGCCCGGCGGTGATGGCCGCGCAGGGCTCGCAGCTCACGAACAAGTACGCGGAAGGTTATCCGGGCAAGCGCTACTACGGCGGCTGCGAATACGTGGACGTGGTCGAGCAGCTGGCGATCGATCGCGTGAAGCAGCTGTTCGGCGCGGAAGCGGCGAACGTGCAGCCGAACTCGGGTTCGCAGGCGAACCAGGGCGTGTTCTTCGCGATGCTCAAGCCGGGCGACACGATCATGGGCATGAGCCTCGCGCACGGCGGCCACCTGACGCACGGCTCGCCGGTGAACATGTCGGGCAAGTGGTTCAACGTGGTGAGCTACGGCCTGAACGAAAACGAAGACATCGACTACGAAGCAGCGGAGAAGCTGGCGCAGGAACACAAGCCGAAGCTGATCGTCGCGGGCGCGTCGGCGTTCTCGCTGAAGATCGATTTCGAGCGTCTGGCGAAGATCGCGAAGTCGGTCGGTGCGTACCTGATGGTCGACATGGCGCACTACGCCGGCCTGATCGCGGCAGGCGTGTACCCGAACCCGGTGCCGCACGCGGACTTCGTGACGACGACGACGCACAAGAGCCTGCGCGGCCCGCGCGGCGGCGTGATCCTGATGAAGGCGGAATACGAGAAGCCGATCAATTCGGCGATCTTCCCGGGGATCCAGGGCGGCCCGCTGATGCACGTGATCGCGGGCAAGGCGGTGGCGTTCAAGGAAGCACTGTCGCCGGAGTTCAAGGAATATCAGCAGAAGGTCGTCGAGAACGCACGCGTGCTGGCTGAAACGCTGGTCAAGCGCGGCTTGCGGATCGTGTCGGGTCGCACGGAAAGCCACGTGATGCTGGTGGATCTGCGCGCGAAGCACATCACGGGCAAGGCAGCGGAAGCGGCGCTGGGCGCGGCGCACATCACGGTGAACAAGAACGCGATCCCGAACGATCCGGAAAAGCCGTTCGTGACGAGCGGCGTGCGCCTGGGCTCGCCGGCGATGACGACTCGCGGGTTCGGTCCGGCGGAAGCGGAACGGGTGGGCAACCTGATCGCCGACGTGCTGGACAACCCGGAAGATGCAGCGACGATCGAACGCGTGCGCGCGCAGGTCGCCGAGCTGACCAAGCGTTTCCCGGTCTATCGCTGA